A section of the Oreochromis aureus strain Israel breed Guangdong linkage group 22, ZZ_aureus, whole genome shotgun sequence genome encodes:
- the LOC116311982 gene encoding uncharacterized protein LOC116311982, translated as MFQFSKYPMDILEMLSGHQAHQFKGLGLERQLSHQQQVQLQHQQQLQQQHQPCGDTSGSLLSGLGLGSLQTSRSNAFADSSSLFAKMSAPPPSISHQSQSSTSSHSSRKSSKMSSSSSSSSSGSGSSSSGYPQFLRPFHPAEAALAQEQLHSGMGRFDFGGSSSGGSAGVIGGVVTPAPPPPPLHPGLSVPQPASGPSSSSPSPSTSASGSNNPSGSTAVPLVGQSDPRSLHQQFSCMLAANQYFLSGVPTSSSLEQFLVQQGTHNHLGLGLGQGASESNSALAAPPALHSSHSHTAPQPQQQQQQLTPHALSHPHSHTHHPHPLHPAPQPAPLGGFDFQGIPVLSSNQIASLMQQEAGLPLPLPLHLSLSKDDGAKSVDSSSTSVSSGGSRRKKAMAGYLPQRKTDSSSHSHSSSSVSNCHNSSSSGHSQSSSSGLVGGGGSGGVRLSGIGSEPQHSSLLSPSPQQQQSSSTVSSSSSVPTSSNSTSVLVANGNQQLSKSQENHNSISSGQTEPEPLYHCGECGKTFTHLSSLRRHLRSHGLTPESQSRKSDCNSPSPERIFCCGECGKRFKKRGHLIQHSVTHSENRPFVCSICQKSFNRRESLTRHEKIHDEKPFRCPACGRCFRESTSLLNHAASGACGKPPRSSKNRASSAGSASSNPSSKMESRSDGVGISSDGAAMASDKYATDYSRNRYQSQSSYNSSGVDDYRRSQPSSLYPSESTLANEMTSQTLRKAPLAPTLHPHPQSQQHHHHHQQQQQPHLPLSSLLDDSEDEVTSSAMSAIAAAAAASCDINTESREGERRDIIGGLLGGLGFGNLGGPSSTSTLNGSTMPLTHPSQPHTKPRRPRKPREKRDPNTIVRRRRSPAPPGDGSERPYGCQICGKRFRRAETLRRHNRVHTGEKPHACDVCGKMFREPFHLTKHLTVHSGQKNYKCNLCGKMFAYAQSLVRHGKLHRRGEIDNQGRRIKGAAAAISQVANTGNSDFFSSCSQGEKSPTSGTPSQRLYTCTVCWKSFRHYFHLTAHQQTVHGGRVGLEKSFRCEVCGKAFAYSNSLVRHKLSQHGIDRNGQRVNQNQPSGYSPLFYDSNSAPNYAASSHLPQGTSGQQPQQQQQQQPPPPPPPPPPPPPPPPQQQQQQQQQQQQQQHPHPFYYRPKNYQKRHGQTRKHRKKKRRVVIHSIMRDGKLVGVPLSKDTRRKLMILRKKRGRLQAQLNKKKLLAQLRIKGSVMKVKSWCGGAVRVTGLTSMDVPIKRFPCPICPSTMYAKQGSLLVHHAIRHPPRNSGRHARLRCQVCGRRTSSLYKALKHRGQHLKQAAFQCHKCRHRFWNPRLLARHKFSCRAATASSGGGSWGLMRSPSSDDEHSPVQLPVPGLVQPERSTVLTDYSQ; from the coding sequence ATGTTCCAGTTCAGCAAGTACCCCATGGACATTTTAGAAATGCTAAGTGGACACCAAGCCCACCAGTTCAAAGGCCTTGGATTAGAACGACAACTGAGCCACCAACAGCAagtgcagctgcagcaccagcagcagctgcaacaacaacaccaacccTGTGGTGACACATCTGGAAGCCTCTTGTCGGGCCTCGGCCTTGGGTCCCTCCAAACCTCACGGAGCAATGCTTTCGCAGACTCCTCATCGTTGTTTGCCAAAATGAGTGCTCCTCCTCCATCCATCTCCCACCAGAGCCAGTCGTCCACGTCGTCTCACAGCTCCAGGAAGTCGAGTAAGATGAGCAGCagtagcagtagcagcagcagtggcagcGGGAGCTCCTCGTCGGGGTATCCCCAGTTTCTGCGGCCTTTTCACCCTGCTGAGGCGGCGCTGGCTCAGGAGCAGCTCCACTCTGGGATGGGACGTTTCGACTTTGGTGGGAGCAGCAGTGGAGGAAGCGCAGGAGTCATTGGGGGCGTTGTCACACCTGCACCCCCGCCTCCCCCGCTCCATCCAGGTCTCTCTGTGCCCCAGCCCGCCTCTGGcccttcttcctcctcaccctCACCCTCCACCTCTGCTTCCGGCTCCAACAACCCCTCTGGTAGCACTGCGGTCCCCTTAGTTGGCCAGTCCGATCCTCGCAGTCTCCACCAGCAGTTCAGCTGCATGCTTGCTGCTAACCAGTACTTCCTGTCTGGCGTTCCCACTAGCAGCAGCCTAGAGCAGTTCCTCGTCCAGCAGGGCACTCACAACCACCTAGGTTTGGGCCTTGGGCAAGGCGCCTCAGAGTCAAACTCAGCACTGGCTGCTCCTCCTGCACTCCACTCCTCCCACAGCCACACAGCTCCACAGcctcagcagcaacagcagcaactCACCCCACACGCCTTATCTCATCCACACAGCCACACTCACCACCCGCACCCTCTCCACCCAGCCCCGCAGCCGGCCCCACTGGGCGGTTTTGATTTCCAAGGCATTCCTGTCCTCTCCTCTAACCAGATAGCATCGCTAATGCAGCAAGAGGCTGGCCTCCCCCTCCCGCTGCCCCTGCACCTGTCCCTCTCTAAAGATGATGGAGCAAAGTCCGTAGACAGCTCGTCTACGTCAGTATCGAGTGGGGGTAGCAGGAGAAAGAAGGCAATGGCGGGTTATCTGCCCCAGAGGAAAACGGACAGTAGCAGCCACAGTCACAGCAGCAGTAGTGTTAGCAACTGCCACAACAGCAGCTCGAGTGGGCACAGTCAGAGCTCCTCATCGGGCCTCGTAGGAGGAGGAGGGTCTGGGGGCGTCAGGCTAAGTGGCATCGGAAGTGAACCGCAGCAttcctctctcctctcaccGTCCCCGCAGCAGCAACAGTCATCCTCCACTgtgtcctcctcctcatctgttCCCACCTCCTCAAATTCCACCTCTGTGCTCGTTGCCAACGGAAACCAACAGCTGTCCAAATCCCAAGAAAATCATAACAGCATCTCATCAGGCCAGACAGAACCAGAACCCCTTTACCACTGCGGTGAGTGTGGTAAAACCTTCACCCACCTTTCGAGCCTACGAAGGCATCTCCGCAGCCATGGGTTGACGCCAGAAAGCCAAAGCAGGAAGTCGGACTGTAACTCTCCCAGCCCAGAGAGGATATTCTGCTGCGGCGAGTGTGGGAAGAGATTTAAAAAGAGAGGTCACCTCATCCAGCACAGTGTCACCCACTCAGAAAACCGGCCTTTTGTCTGCAGCATCTGCCAAAAGTCCTTCAACCGTCGAGAGTCACTTACGAGACACGAGAAGATCCACGACGAGAAACCTTTCCGCTGCCCGGCGTGTGGGCGTTGTTTCCGTGAGAGCACCTCTCTCCTGAACCATGCCGCTTCAGGTGCTTGTGGCAAACCTCCACGCAGTTCAAAAAACAGGGCCAGCAGTGCAGGGAGTGCATCATCCAACCCTAGCAGTAAAATGGAAAGTAGAAGTGACGGCGTAGGGATTTCAAGTGATGGGGCAGCGATGGCCagtgacaaatatgcaacaGATTATTCCAGAAATCGCTACCAGAGCCAGTCGTCCTACAACAGCAGCGGTGTCGACGACTACAGACGATCCCAGCCTTCATCTCTGTATCCCTCAGAAAGCACATTAGCCAATGAAATGACCAGCCAGACCCTCCGCAAGGCCCCTTTAGCCCCAACTCTTCACCCCCACCCACAAAGTCAGcaacatcaccaccaccatcaacagcaacaacagccgCACCTTCCACTCTCTTCCCTATTGGATGATTCAGAAGATGAGGTCACCAGCAGTGCAATGTCAGCCATCGCTGCTGCAGCCGCCGCCTCGTGCGATATAAACACAGAAAGCCGGGAAGGAGAGAGGAGGGATATCATTGGAGGCCTATTGGGGGGGTTGGGGTTTGGTAACCTAGGTGGACCATCATCCACCTCCACCCTGAATGGTTCCACCATGCCACTGACCCACCCCAGCCAGCCACACACAAAGCCCAGGAGGCCACGGAAGCCCAGAGAGAAAAGGGATCCCAACACCATcgtcaggaggaggaggagcccaGCACCGCCAGGTGACGGATCAGAAAGGCCGTACGGATGTCAGATATGTGGCAAACGCTTTAGGAGGGCAGAGACTCTGAGGCGCCACAACCGTGTCCACACAGGGGAAAAGCCTCACGCGTGTGACGTCTGTGGCAAGATGTTCCGCGAGCCTTTCCACCTCACCAAGCATCTGACTGTACACTCGGGTCAAAAGAACTACAAGTGCAATCTGTGCGGGAAGATGTTCGCCTACGCTCAGAGCCTCGTGAGACACGGGAAGCTGCACAGAAGAGGAGAAATCGACAACCAGGGGAGGAGGATAAAAGGTGCTGCTGCCGCCATCAGCCAAGTTGCCAACACGGGGAACTCTgacttcttctcctcctgctctcaAGGAGAAAAGTCTCCAACGTCTGGCACACCATCACAGAGGCTTTACACCTGCACCGTTTGCTGGAAATCCTTCCGTCACTATTTCCACCTGACGGCACATCAGCAGACTGTCCATGGCGGCAGGGTGGGGCTGGAGAAGTCCTTTCGCTGTGAAGTGTGTGGCAAAGCCTTTGCTTATTCTAACAGCTTAGTGCGGCACAAGCTGTCTCAGCATGGCATTGACCGCAACGGTCAGCGCGTGAATCAGAACCAGCCCTCTGGATACTCCCCGCTCTTCTACGATTCTAATTCAGCTCCCAACTACGCTGCTTCCTCCCACTTGCCACAGGGGACATCCGGAcagcaaccacaacaacaacaacaacaacaaccaccgccaccaccaccaccacctcctcctcctccgccgcCCCCgccacaacagcaacagcagcagcagcagcagcaacaacaacagcaacacccGCACCCTTTTTACTACCGCCCAAAAAACTACCAAAAGCGTCATGGGCAGACAAGAAAGCACCGGAAGAAAAAACGGCGAGTAGTGATCCATAGCATCATGAGGGACGGAAAGCTGGTGGGTGTTCCCCTGAGTAAAGACACGCGCAGGAAGCTGATGATtctgagaaagaagaggggCAGACTACAGGCTCAGCTcaacaaaaaaaagctcttGGCACAGTTGAGGATAAAGGGCAGTGTAATGAAGGTGAAGTCATGGTGCGGTGGCGCCGTCAGGGTCACGGGGCTCACATCGATGGACGTCCCCATCAAACGCTTCCCCTGCCCCATCTGCCCAAGCACCATGTATGCCAAGCAGGGTTCTCTGCTGGTCCATCACGCCATTAGGCACCCACCTAGGAACTCAGGCCGCCACGCCCGTCTGCGGTGCCAGGTGTGTGGGAGGCGCACCAGTTCGTTATACAAAGCCTTGAAACACAGGGGCCAGCATCTTAAACAAGCTGCATTCCAATGCCACAAATGCCGACACCGTTTCTGGAACCCGCGGCTACTCGCCCGCCACAAGTTCTCTTGCCGGGCGGCGACCgccagcagtgggggtgggagCTGGGGACTGATGAGATCTCCATCGTCAGATGATGAACATTCACCAGTCCAACTGCCAGTCCCAGGTCTGGTCCAGCCTGAGAGATCAACGGTTCTGACTGACTACAGTCagtaa